From the genome of Pseudonocardia sp. EC080619-01:
TGCCGCGGTAGCCGCCCAGCCGGGAGTGCCCGACGGTGAGCATCGCCGACGGGTCGCCGTCGTCGACCTCGATGTGGACACCGTCCTGTTCGGACACGGTGATGCGCAGACCGCTGGCGCCGCCGCCGTGGTCGGCCGCGTTCGCGACCAGCTCGGTGACGACGAGCTCGGCGTCGGTCGCACGCCCGCGGTCCGGGAGCCGCCGGCGCAGCCAGCGCCGGACGGCGGGCAGCTCGGTGACCTCGCACCCCTGCCTGCGGAGCGAGGCCGCCGAGGCGCCCGGTTCGGCCACGTCGCTCCTCTGTCCGTCGGCTCGGGCGCAGGACGATGCCGCCCGTCCGTTCGTCGTGCGCCGACGGGACCAGTCTCCCCGCCCCGGCACCGATCGGCAGCGCGGAGCGGGGAGGACCGGTCCTCGTGGTGAAGGGCTTGACCGTGCCGCGACGGCACGGTCTTTCCTGGAGCGTGACCGACCCTGCGAGCCGCACCCGGGAGGCGCGATGACCGCGTTCGAGCCGTACGACCGTCCGCTGCACCCGGCCGGCGACGGCTGGGGCGCCGGCCCCGCGCGCGGGGAGGGACTGCGTCCGGTCCGTCGGCGCGACGTGCTGCACCGGATGCTGTACGAGATCGCCCGGCCCGGCCCGTACGGCGGCACGGTCCGGTACACCGTCGAGGTCGACGCCGGCGAGGGCGACGGGTCCCCGGTGCTGTACGTCGACGGCCGGCGCGCGGCGGAGGCCGAGTCGCCGGCGTCGTTCCCCGTCCACGGCGGGGTGGTCGAGGTCGAGGTCTCGCTCTACGGGATGGGACGCGTCCATTTCGTCGGCCACGACGGGACGGAACAGCGGCTCGCGCCGGTGCCCGGCACCCTCGAGCACCTGCGCGGCCGCCTGCACCACCGCAACCCGCGGCTCAGCCGGGGTATCGGGCGGGTGGCGATCGCCGTCCTCGTCGTCAACCTCGTCCTCGCCGTCCCGCAGGCGCTGGAGCTGGTGACCGGCATCGACCGGGTCGCCGAGCTGGTCGGGACCTTCACCTCGCCGGTGCACCTCCCGTACTGGCTCAACACCGGGCTTCTCCTCGCTGGCGCGCTCGCCGCGGTGGAACGGACGCTCACCCTGCGCCGGAACCGGGTGCTCGATGTCGAGA
Proteins encoded in this window:
- a CDS encoding ATP-binding protein encodes the protein MAEPGASAASLRRQGCEVTELPAVRRWLRRRLPDRGRATDAELVVTELVANAADHGGGASGLRITVSEQDGVHIEVDDGDPSAMLTVGHSRLGGYRGKGLAIIDAVASWGVVRTRTGKTVWAEL